In a genomic window of Microterricola viridarii:
- a CDS encoding FhaA domain-containing protein, with product MGLLDNFEKGLERAVNGAFAKTFRSGLQPVEITAALRRELDTQAAVVSRDRVLVPNRLAVRMSADDYERMRSLGPALTDELSQLVQRHAASQGFQFAGPLEITLQSDPGLSLGMVQVDSSNVKGEVSWAPVVDINGQRHPLTKARTVIGRGSDADITVEDTGTSRRHVEIVWDGRRAKVRDLGSTNGSKLNGSPVTEAVLEPDSVITIGRTNITFRVLAQAAPVRPADGPGDATQRNNMDGFWGPRDQ from the coding sequence GTGGGCTTACTGGACAACTTCGAGAAAGGTCTCGAGCGCGCCGTGAACGGCGCCTTTGCGAAGACGTTTCGCTCGGGGCTGCAGCCGGTTGAGATCACCGCCGCCCTCCGCAGGGAACTCGACACGCAGGCCGCCGTGGTCTCCCGCGACCGCGTGCTCGTGCCCAACAGGCTCGCCGTGCGCATGAGCGCCGACGACTACGAGCGCATGCGCTCCCTCGGCCCGGCACTGACCGACGAGCTTTCCCAACTCGTGCAGCGGCACGCCGCGAGCCAGGGGTTCCAGTTCGCCGGCCCCCTCGAGATCACCCTGCAGAGCGACCCGGGGCTCAGCCTCGGCATGGTGCAGGTCGACTCGAGCAACGTCAAGGGCGAGGTCTCCTGGGCGCCCGTCGTCGACATCAACGGCCAGCGGCACCCGCTCACCAAGGCGCGCACCGTGATCGGCCGCGGCAGCGACGCCGACATCACCGTCGAAGACACCGGCACCAGCCGGCGCCACGTCGAGATCGTGTGGGACGGGCGGCGAGCCAAGGTGCGCGACCTCGGCTCCACCAACGGCTCCAAGCTCAACGGCTCCCCCGTCACGGAGGCCGTGCTCGAGCCCGACTCGGTCATCACCATCGGCCGCACGAACATCACCTTCCGTGTGCTGGCCCAGGCCGCGCCCGTCCGCCCGGCCGACGGCCCCGGCGACGCCACCCAGCGCAACAACATGGACGGTTTCTGGGGGCCCCGTGACCAGTGA
- a CDS encoding cell division protein CrgA, with the protein MARTKSSKPAPVVENRSGEDAPNAVWFKPVMFGFMLLGLVWIIVFYVSQGAWPVAALGSWNILVGFGIAFIGFLMTTRWR; encoded by the coding sequence ATGGCACGCACGAAATCATCGAAGCCCGCACCAGTGGTCGAGAACCGCTCTGGTGAAGACGCCCCGAACGCGGTGTGGTTCAAGCCCGTCATGTTCGGCTTCATGCTGCTCGGACTGGTGTGGATCATCGTGTTCTACGTGAGCCAGGGAGCCTGGCCCGTCGCCGCGCTCGGCTCGTGGAACATCCTCGTCGGGTTCGGAATCGCCTTCATCGGCTTCCTCATGACCACCCGCTGGCGCTGA
- a CDS encoding peptidoglycan D,D-transpeptidase FtsI family protein has translation MNRELKRVSVVVFLMFLTLFSSATVIQVLQSDNLRNDARNQRTLYDSYKVERGPILVGGSPVAESVPSDDNYMFQRLYSNGTLYAPITGFFPVNGEPTGLEGALNSYLSGTANSQFLDSLERLFTGQERKGAAVSTTIDPVAQQAAWDALGDYTGAVVVTQPKTGRVLAMVSKPDFDPNALAVHDGEIVDETYAALLADPGDPLINRAIGGDMNPPGSVFKLVVVAAALESGKYTPDSEFPNPLTFQLPGTDTVIRNSGGDDCGGGETVTIATALRLSCNVPMAELGIALGDTAIREQAERFGFNTEFDIPLAVEASTYPRGLDDAQTAMSAYGQFDVRATPMQMAMVSAAIANGGMVMNPNLVELITAPNLSPLQTFEASEFQRAISPETAATMTEMMVNGVENGAASNARIDGVSVAGKTGTAENGGDLPYTLWFTGFAPANDPEFAITVLIEDGGGLGQTGYGNLLAAPVAQQVLEAVLNK, from the coding sequence ATGAACCGCGAACTCAAGCGTGTGAGCGTCGTCGTCTTCCTGATGTTCCTGACCCTGTTCAGCTCGGCCACGGTCATCCAGGTGTTGCAGTCCGACAACCTCCGCAACGACGCGCGCAACCAGCGCACGCTCTACGACAGCTACAAGGTGGAGCGCGGCCCGATCCTGGTCGGCGGCTCCCCGGTGGCGGAGTCGGTGCCGTCCGACGACAACTACATGTTCCAGCGCCTCTACAGCAACGGAACGCTGTACGCCCCGATCACGGGCTTCTTCCCTGTCAACGGCGAGCCGACCGGCCTGGAGGGCGCGCTCAACAGCTACCTGAGCGGCACCGCCAACTCGCAGTTCCTGGACTCGCTGGAGCGCCTGTTCACCGGACAGGAGCGCAAGGGCGCCGCGGTGAGCACGACCATCGACCCTGTCGCCCAGCAGGCCGCCTGGGACGCCCTCGGCGACTACACCGGCGCCGTCGTCGTGACCCAGCCGAAGACGGGCCGCGTCCTCGCCATGGTCTCCAAGCCCGACTTCGACCCCAACGCACTCGCCGTGCACGACGGAGAGATCGTCGACGAGACCTATGCCGCGCTGCTCGCCGACCCCGGCGACCCCCTCATCAACCGCGCCATCGGCGGCGACATGAACCCTCCCGGGTCCGTCTTCAAGCTCGTCGTGGTGGCCGCGGCCCTCGAGTCGGGCAAGTACACGCCGGACAGCGAGTTCCCGAACCCGCTGACCTTCCAGCTCCCCGGCACCGACACCGTCATCCGCAACAGCGGCGGCGACGACTGCGGCGGCGGCGAGACCGTCACCATCGCGACCGCTCTGCGCCTGAGCTGCAACGTGCCGATGGCCGAGCTCGGCATCGCGCTCGGCGACACCGCCATCCGCGAGCAGGCCGAGCGCTTCGGCTTCAACACCGAGTTCGACATCCCGCTCGCGGTCGAGGCCAGCACCTACCCGCGCGGGCTCGATGACGCCCAGACGGCGATGAGCGCATACGGCCAGTTCGATGTCCGCGCGACCCCCATGCAGATGGCGATGGTCTCCGCCGCGATCGCCAATGGCGGCATGGTGATGAACCCGAATCTCGTCGAGCTGATCACCGCTCCGAACCTCAGCCCGCTGCAGACCTTCGAGGCCAGCGAGTTCCAGCGCGCGATCAGCCCGGAAACCGCCGCGACGATGACCGAAATGATGGTCAACGGAGTCGAGAACGGGGCCGCGAGTAATGCAAGAATAGACGGGGTTAGTGTCGCCGGTAAAACAGGCACAGCAGAGAACGGCGGAGACCTTCCGTACACTCTCTGGTTTACCGGTTTCGCTCCCGCAAATGATCCAGAGTTTGCGATAACCGTCCTCATCGAGGACGGCGGGGGATTGGGCCAAACGGGGTACGGCAACCTTCTTGCCGCACCGGTCGCACAACAGGTACTAGAGGCGGTGCTGAATAAATGA
- a CDS encoding anthranilate synthase component II: MTRVLVIDNYDSFVYTLNGYLQELGAETTVVRNDDYPVADAATRAAEYDAVLVSPGPGKPADAGVSIATVRAAYAAGQPLLGVCLGHQAIAEAFGATVTNAEELMHGKTSLVAHDDSAFYAGVPQPFTATRYHSLAVVEETVPAELVITSRTQGGVIMGLRHASAPLYGVQFHPESVLTEGGYRMLGNWLEGAGLAGAAARALDLNPLVRLG; the protein is encoded by the coding sequence ATGACTCGCGTACTCGTCATCGACAACTATGACAGCTTCGTCTACACGCTGAACGGCTACCTGCAGGAGCTCGGCGCCGAGACCACCGTCGTGCGCAACGACGACTACCCGGTGGCGGATGCCGCGACCCGCGCGGCCGAGTACGACGCTGTGCTGGTCTCGCCCGGCCCGGGCAAGCCCGCCGACGCTGGCGTCTCGATCGCGACGGTGCGTGCCGCCTACGCCGCCGGCCAGCCGCTGCTCGGCGTCTGCCTGGGCCACCAGGCCATCGCGGAGGCGTTCGGCGCCACCGTGACCAACGCCGAGGAGCTCATGCACGGAAAGACCTCGTTGGTCGCCCACGACGACAGCGCGTTCTACGCCGGCGTGCCGCAGCCGTTCACGGCCACCCGCTACCACTCGCTCGCCGTCGTCGAGGAGACGGTCCCGGCCGAGCTGGTGATCACCTCGCGCACGCAGGGTGGGGTCATCATGGGCCTCAGGCACGCCTCAGCGCCGCTCTACGGTGTGCAGTTCCACCCGGAGTCCGTGTTGACGGAGGGCGGGTACCGGATGCTCGGAAACTGGCTGGAGGGCGCCGGGCTGGCCGGGGCCGCGGCGCGCGCGCTCGACCTCAACCCGCTGGTGCGACTGGGCTGA
- a CDS encoding FtsW/RodA/SpoVE family cell cycle protein — MPAVSRSSAQTASNPVRRIRIPQKFRNLELLLLIAACAINAIAIVLVQLGALGHIDTTLIVLGAGLSLLVFGMHVAMRFVARDADPFILPIATVLNGIGIAMIYRIDLAYGDVGWASAAVRQIVWSAMAIIAAIVVIIVIRNHRVLFRYTYVAGFIALALLLLPLVPGLGREVNGARVWIGIGEFATFQPGEIAKIALAVFFAGYLVRNRDSLSMVGTKFLGMRMPRMRDLGPLLVVWAFSMAVIVFQRDLGTALLYFGLFMVMLYVATGRLSWVLLGFSLFLGGALVASQTLDYVNGRFTNWLDAFNPAVYDAPGGSYQLVQGIFGLANGGLLGTGLGQGRPDLTPVPQSDYIIASLGEELGLAGLFAIFALYLLFIARGFRIGFAGQDDFGKLLGVGLAFVVALQCFIVIGGVTRVIPLTGLTTPFLAAGGSSLVANWIVAALLLRLSDTVRNQPRLVVNE, encoded by the coding sequence ATGCCAGCCGTGTCCCGGAGTAGCGCGCAGACGGCATCGAACCCCGTGCGCCGCATCCGCATCCCCCAGAAGTTCCGCAACCTCGAGCTGCTGCTGCTCATCGCCGCCTGCGCGATCAACGCCATCGCCATCGTGCTGGTGCAGCTCGGCGCGCTCGGTCACATCGACACCACGCTCATCGTGCTCGGCGCCGGCCTCTCGCTCCTCGTCTTCGGCATGCATGTGGCGATGCGCTTCGTCGCCCGCGACGCCGACCCGTTCATCCTGCCGATCGCCACCGTGCTGAACGGCATCGGCATCGCCATGATCTACCGCATCGACCTCGCCTACGGCGACGTCGGCTGGGCGAGCGCCGCCGTGCGCCAGATCGTGTGGAGCGCGATGGCGATCATCGCGGCGATCGTCGTCATCATCGTCATCCGCAACCACCGGGTGCTGTTCCGCTACACCTACGTCGCCGGCTTCATCGCACTCGCCCTGCTGCTGCTGCCGCTCGTGCCGGGCCTCGGCCGCGAGGTCAACGGCGCCCGCGTCTGGATCGGCATCGGCGAGTTCGCCACCTTCCAGCCCGGTGAGATCGCCAAGATCGCCCTCGCCGTGTTCTTCGCCGGCTACCTCGTGCGCAACCGCGACAGTCTCTCCATGGTCGGCACCAAGTTCCTCGGCATGCGGATGCCGCGCATGCGCGACCTCGGCCCGCTGCTCGTGGTCTGGGCCTTCTCGATGGCCGTCATCGTGTTCCAGCGCGACCTCGGAACCGCACTGCTCTACTTCGGCCTCTTCATGGTCATGCTCTACGTCGCCACCGGCCGGCTCAGTTGGGTGCTGCTCGGCTTCAGCCTGTTCCTCGGTGGCGCCCTCGTGGCCAGCCAGACCCTCGACTACGTCAACGGGCGCTTCACGAACTGGCTCGACGCCTTCAACCCGGCCGTCTACGACGCGCCGGGCGGCAGCTACCAGCTCGTCCAGGGCATCTTCGGCCTGGCCAACGGCGGGCTGCTCGGCACTGGCCTCGGCCAGGGCCGCCCCGACCTGACCCCCGTGCCGCAGAGCGACTACATCATCGCCAGCCTCGGCGAGGAGCTCGGCCTGGCCGGGCTGTTCGCGATCTTCGCGCTCTACCTGCTCTTCATCGCCCGCGGGTTCCGCATCGGCTTCGCCGGCCAGGACGACTTCGGCAAGCTGCTCGGCGTCGGGCTCGCCTTCGTCGTGGCGCTCCAGTGCTTCATCGTGATCGGCGGCGTCACCCGCGTGATCCCGCTCACCGGCCTGACCACACCGTTCCTGGCGGCCGGCGGCTCCTCGCTCGTGGCGAACTGGATCGTCGCAGCCCTCCTCCTGCGCCTCTCCGACACGGTGCGCAATCAGCCCCGTCTGGTGGTGAACGAATGA
- a CDS encoding PP2C family protein-serine/threonine phosphatase — translation MAKVSDSAAVSHVGRIRSNNQDSGLAGTGLFVVADGMGGHAGGDVASAIAITRIAEADQVYTTPQEAEFALQASLIGANALLAETVFEHTELTGMGTTVSALAVLGDEVAIAHIGDSRIYLFRDGDVSQITVDHTFVQRLVDSGRITEEEAAVHPRRSVLMRVLGDVDSAPEIDTSILATRTGDRWLICSDGLSGVVSLDQIRAEFTQGGRAHDLAQRLVKDALDAGAPDNVTVVIVDIGETSPLRTDPLVVGSAASPLSFASPEPVRARTMRLPPFRLHPVRESHFEPDSQDYLDELIEEDRRRVRRRRAVWLGSIIAIAAAIVVAGVLAYQWTQTRYFVGSSSGTVAIYRGVQQSLGPIDLNELYVKTDIALADLKPYDQKIVEATISAGSLTEAREIVARLDASRVPE, via the coding sequence ATGGCGAAGGTCTCTGACAGCGCGGCGGTCTCACACGTCGGGCGCATCCGTTCGAACAACCAGGACTCCGGCCTCGCCGGGACCGGGCTGTTCGTGGTCGCAGACGGCATGGGCGGCCACGCCGGCGGAGATGTGGCATCCGCGATCGCCATCACCCGCATCGCCGAGGCCGACCAGGTCTACACCACCCCACAAGAGGCCGAGTTCGCGCTGCAGGCCTCCCTCATCGGGGCCAACGCGCTGCTCGCCGAGACGGTGTTCGAGCACACCGAGCTCACCGGAATGGGCACGACGGTCAGCGCCCTCGCGGTGCTCGGCGACGAGGTGGCGATCGCCCACATCGGCGACTCCCGCATCTACCTCTTCCGCGACGGCGACGTCTCGCAGATCACCGTCGACCACACCTTCGTGCAGCGCCTCGTCGACAGCGGGCGCATCACCGAGGAGGAGGCGGCCGTCCACCCGCGGCGCAGCGTGCTCATGCGCGTGCTCGGCGACGTCGACTCCGCGCCGGAGATCGACACCTCGATCCTGGCCACCCGCACCGGCGACCGCTGGCTGATCTGCTCCGACGGCTTGAGCGGCGTGGTCTCGCTGGACCAGATCCGCGCCGAGTTCACCCAGGGCGGCCGCGCCCACGACCTCGCCCAGCGCCTGGTCAAGGACGCACTGGATGCCGGGGCGCCCGACAACGTCACCGTCGTGATCGTCGACATCGGCGAGACCTCGCCGCTCCGCACCGACCCGCTGGTCGTCGGCTCCGCCGCCTCCCCACTCAGCTTCGCGTCGCCGGAGCCGGTTCGCGCCCGCACCATGCGCCTGCCCCCGTTCCGCCTGCACCCCGTGCGCGAGAGCCACTTCGAGCCGGACTCGCAGGACTACCTGGACGAGCTCATCGAGGAGGACCGCCGCCGCGTGCGCCGCCGCCGCGCCGTCTGGCTCGGCTCGATCATCGCGATCGCCGCGGCCATCGTGGTCGCCGGCGTGCTCGCCTACCAGTGGACCCAGACCCGCTATTTCGTCGGCAGCTCCAGCGGCACCGTCGCCATCTACCGCGGCGTGCAGCAGAGCCTCGGCCCGATCGACCTCAACGAGCTGTACGTGAAGACCGACATCGCCCTGGCCGACCTGAAGCCATACGACCAGAAGATCGTCGAGGCCACCATCAGCGCCGGATCGCTCACAGAGGCCCGAGAAATCGTGGCCAGATTGGATGCCAGCCGTGTCCCGGAGTAG
- a CDS encoding serine/threonine protein kinase: MRPTTGLTFGGRYELLSRIAIGGMGEVWQATDLVIGRQVAIKILKDEYLGDPGFLERFRAEARHAALVNHEGIANVFDYGEEEGSAFLVMELVPGEALSTILEREHVLPTDKVLDIVAQTASALHAAHAAGLVHRDIKPGNLLITPDGRVKITDFGIARIADQVPLTATGQVMGTVQYLSPEQASGHPASPTTDIYSLGIVAYEALAGRRPFTGESQVAIAMAQINEAPPELPLTVSEPVRNLVFACIAKNPAERPASAAHLARAATALRRGDVQAAAASVPAIAGLTAAGDDLTALFPTQQGAPTAATTILPATSGIAGSMTAADTTVTEKPKKKRSPWTWPLIALIALLAIVLIGAIVALATQNNEPKTPPTTPSTVASTPPTTPSVKPSTPPPAPTTAAIVESDFIGLTADEARGKLGELGMTADVKTGNAATSQDDVNRVYAVNPTGKNVAIGTTITVTVWGDVVMPSAPSSAPSLAGGSEPFEPGSDVTISWPAQSCPSGQELSGYGVSVSGGDATVKVQDQSPGGSRTAVITAGNEPFSVTFTYFCGPFESPSSPALTVDVSEATPEAVAPTPTPGSSTKP; this comes from the coding sequence ATGAGACCTACAACAGGGCTCACCTTCGGGGGACGATACGAGCTCCTTTCGCGGATCGCGATCGGCGGCATGGGCGAGGTGTGGCAGGCCACAGACCTCGTCATCGGCCGCCAGGTTGCCATCAAGATCCTGAAGGACGAATATCTCGGCGACCCGGGGTTCCTCGAGCGCTTCCGTGCCGAGGCCCGCCACGCCGCACTGGTCAACCACGAGGGCATCGCCAACGTCTTCGACTACGGCGAGGAAGAAGGCAGCGCCTTCCTCGTGATGGAGCTCGTGCCCGGTGAGGCGCTCTCCACGATCCTCGAGCGCGAACACGTGCTTCCCACCGACAAGGTGCTCGACATCGTCGCGCAGACCGCGTCTGCCCTGCACGCCGCGCACGCGGCCGGCCTGGTGCACCGCGACATCAAGCCGGGCAACCTCCTCATCACGCCCGACGGCCGCGTCAAGATCACCGACTTCGGCATCGCCCGCATCGCCGACCAGGTGCCGCTGACCGCCACCGGCCAGGTCATGGGAACGGTGCAGTACCTCTCCCCCGAGCAGGCCTCCGGCCACCCGGCCTCCCCCACGACCGACATCTACTCCCTGGGCATCGTCGCCTACGAGGCCCTCGCCGGCCGACGGCCGTTCACGGGCGAGTCGCAGGTCGCCATCGCGATGGCCCAGATCAACGAGGCCCCGCCGGAGCTGCCGCTCACCGTCTCCGAGCCGGTGCGCAACCTCGTCTTCGCCTGCATCGCCAAGAACCCGGCCGAACGGCCCGCCTCCGCCGCGCACCTCGCGCGGGCGGCGACGGCGCTGCGCCGCGGCGACGTGCAGGCGGCCGCCGCCTCCGTGCCGGCCATCGCCGGGCTCACCGCGGCGGGCGACGACCTCACCGCGCTCTTCCCGACCCAGCAGGGCGCGCCGACGGCCGCCACGACGATCCTGCCCGCCACGAGCGGAATCGCCGGCTCGATGACGGCGGCCGACACCACCGTCACCGAGAAGCCGAAGAAGAAGCGCAGCCCGTGGACCTGGCCGCTCATCGCGCTGATCGCGCTCCTCGCGATCGTGCTGATCGGCGCCATCGTGGCCCTCGCGACGCAGAACAACGAACCGAAGACGCCGCCCACCACTCCGTCGACCGTGGCCTCGACCCCGCCGACGACCCCGTCGGTCAAGCCGAGTACGCCTCCTCCGGCCCCGACCACGGCCGCGATCGTCGAGTCCGACTTCATCGGCCTCACCGCCGACGAGGCCCGCGGCAAGCTCGGCGAGCTCGGCATGACGGCCGACGTCAAGACCGGCAACGCCGCGACCTCGCAGGACGACGTGAACCGGGTCTACGCGGTCAACCCCACCGGCAAGAACGTCGCCATCGGCACGACCATCACGGTCACCGTCTGGGGCGATGTGGTCATGCCGAGCGCCCCGAGCTCCGCGCCCTCGTTGGCCGGAGGCTCCGAGCCGTTCGAACCGGGCAGCGACGTCACCATCTCGTGGCCGGCGCAGAGCTGCCCCAGCGGCCAGGAGCTGAGCGGATACGGCGTCAGCGTGTCCGGCGGCGACGCAACCGTCAAGGTGCAGGACCAGAGCCCCGGCGGATCGCGCACCGCGGTCATCACCGCGGGCAACGAACCGTTCTCGGTCACCTTCACGTACTTCTGCGGCCCGTTCGAATCGCCGAGCTCGCCGGCGCTGACCGTCGACGTTTCCGAGGCCACGCCCGAGGCAGTGGCACCAACGCCGACCCCGGGATCGAGCACGAAGCCCTAG
- a CDS encoding class E sortase, producing MSEAAETPRTRRPGRDRGRARPRVSVVGVLGELLVTAGVLVLLFLAWQLWWNDAIMANQQKSSAASQSQEWIAKAGAPLTPQPDAADPAVPVDFGPTPVAEAPEHGQILGVLYVPRFGPEYARNIAEGTTLDVLNSMYLGVGRYDNTQMPGEPGNFAVAAHRSAWGGGMHLVNELQLGDAIYVQTADGYYTYRFRNHEYVQPSAGDVLAPVPRLPEAAPVEAIITLTTCNPLYSTDERIISYGVFESWQPLSAGPPAEIAAQVAAQVQEG from the coding sequence ATGAGTGAGGCCGCCGAGACGCCCAGGACTCGGCGCCCGGGCCGGGATCGAGGCCGCGCTCGCCCCCGGGTCAGCGTCGTGGGAGTGCTCGGCGAGCTGCTGGTCACCGCCGGCGTGCTGGTGCTGTTGTTCCTCGCCTGGCAGCTGTGGTGGAACGACGCCATCATGGCAAACCAGCAGAAGAGCTCCGCGGCATCCCAAAGCCAGGAATGGATCGCCAAGGCCGGTGCGCCGCTCACGCCGCAGCCGGACGCCGCCGACCCCGCGGTGCCTGTCGACTTCGGACCGACGCCGGTTGCCGAGGCCCCGGAGCACGGCCAGATCCTCGGCGTTCTCTACGTTCCCCGCTTCGGCCCGGAGTATGCCCGCAACATCGCAGAGGGCACCACGCTGGACGTCCTGAACAGCATGTACCTCGGCGTCGGCCGCTACGACAACACCCAGATGCCGGGCGAGCCGGGCAACTTTGCGGTGGCCGCCCACCGCAGCGCCTGGGGCGGCGGCATGCACCTCGTGAACGAGCTGCAGCTCGGCGACGCCATCTACGTGCAGACCGCCGACGGCTACTACACCTACCGCTTCCGCAACCACGAGTACGTGCAGCCGAGCGCGGGCGACGTTCTCGCGCCGGTCCCGCGCCTGCCGGAGGCCGCCCCGGTCGAGGCGATCATCACGCTCACCACCTGCAACCCGCTGTATTCGACCGACGAGCGCATCATCTCGTATGGCGTGTTCGAGAGCTGGCAGCCGCTCAGTGCAGGCCCGCCGGCGGAGATCGCCGCTCAAGTCGCCGCTCAGGTGCAGGAAGGCTGA
- the pknB gene encoding Stk1 family PASTA domain-containing Ser/Thr kinase: MSEEGRLIAGRYRVGELIGRGGMSDVHRGTDSRLGRTVAIKLLKPSLASDPAFRTRFRQEAQAAARMAHPTIVRVFDAGEETVTDPSGHETQLPFIVMEYVDGTLLKDIIRQGPLDSTEAVRILEGVLTALEYSHRAGVVHRDIKPGNIMITRNGQVKVMDFGIARAISDSSTTVAQTTAILGTASYFSPEQAKGEIVDARTDLYSTGVVLFEMLTARPPFRGDTPVAVAYQHVSEAAPKPSSFNPKVSPALDAVVARAMTKDRDQRYQSAAEFRSELEMAAAGHVPIHPAPESAATALFSQNPNAVSASELALKQLSEDTNMVRTQRRPPALWIWAGVMSVIVIVITVMLWAMNLSPSTELPPSSREVPALTGQSFAQAQEALAAQELQATEMREASSTVPADQVVRTDPVAGTIVTPNTTIKVYVSTGKTAVAIPDVSNISLADAEAKLTAAGFQLGLTTKQNSPTIAADTVLSTMPAAGTEGHEGDTVDVTISSGLVALPDLTGQTLSAATSILQGPDLQLTATPVPDDSCDAQPNDPIVRQSLAPGDVPQRSEVKLSYCAD, encoded by the coding sequence TTGTCTGAGGAAGGTCGCCTGATCGCTGGGCGCTACCGTGTGGGCGAGCTCATTGGGCGCGGCGGGATGTCGGATGTGCACCGCGGCACCGACTCGCGTCTGGGGCGCACAGTGGCCATCAAGCTGCTGAAGCCGTCGCTGGCCAGCGACCCGGCCTTCCGTACCCGCTTCCGCCAGGAAGCCCAGGCGGCCGCTCGCATGGCGCACCCCACGATCGTGCGCGTCTTCGACGCCGGCGAGGAGACGGTCACCGACCCCAGCGGGCACGAGACCCAGCTCCCCTTCATCGTGATGGAATACGTCGACGGCACACTGCTGAAGGACATCATCCGGCAGGGCCCGCTCGACTCAACGGAGGCCGTGCGCATCCTCGAGGGCGTGCTCACCGCTCTCGAGTACTCCCACCGAGCCGGCGTCGTGCACCGCGACATCAAGCCGGGCAACATCATGATCACCCGCAACGGCCAGGTCAAGGTCATGGACTTCGGCATCGCCCGCGCGATCTCGGACTCCTCGACCACGGTCGCGCAGACCACCGCCATCCTCGGCACCGCCTCCTACTTCTCGCCGGAGCAGGCCAAGGGCGAGATCGTCGATGCCCGCACCGACCTCTACTCGACCGGTGTCGTGCTGTTCGAGATGCTCACCGCGCGTCCCCCCTTCCGCGGCGACACCCCGGTGGCCGTCGCCTACCAGCACGTCTCGGAGGCTGCCCCCAAGCCGAGCAGCTTCAACCCGAAGGTCTCCCCCGCGCTCGACGCCGTTGTCGCCCGCGCGATGACGAAGGACAGGGATCAGCGCTACCAGAGCGCCGCGGAGTTCCGCTCGGAGCTGGAGATGGCCGCCGCCGGCCACGTGCCGATCCACCCGGCACCCGAGTCCGCGGCAACCGCGCTGTTCAGCCAGAACCCGAACGCCGTTTCCGCGTCAGAACTGGCGCTCAAACAGCTCTCCGAAGACACCAACATGGTGCGCACCCAGCGCCGCCCACCCGCTCTCTGGATCTGGGCCGGCGTGATGAGCGTCATCGTCATCGTCATCACGGTGATGCTCTGGGCGATGAACCTGAGCCCCAGCACCGAGCTGCCGCCCTCCTCCCGCGAGGTGCCTGCCCTCACCGGGCAGAGCTTCGCCCAGGCGCAGGAGGCCCTGGCCGCGCAGGAGCTGCAGGCCACCGAGATGCGCGAGGCCAGTTCCACGGTGCCCGCCGACCAGGTGGTTCGCACCGATCCCGTCGCCGGAACCATCGTCACCCCCAACACGACGATCAAGGTCTACGTGTCCACCGGCAAGACGGCGGTCGCCATCCCGGATGTCAGCAACATCAGCCTCGCCGACGCCGAGGCGAAGCTCACGGCTGCCGGCTTCCAGCTCGGCCTCACGACCAAGCAGAACTCGCCGACCATCGCCGCGGACACCGTGCTCAGCACCATGCCCGCAGCCGGCACGGAGGGCCACGAGGGCGACACCGTCGACGTGACGATCTCCAGCGGGCTCGTGGCGCTGCCCGACCTGACGGGCCAGACGCTCAGCGCGGCGACGTCCATCCTGCAGGGCCCCGACCTGCAGCTCACCGCGACACCGGTTCCCGACGACAGCTGCGACGCACAGCCGAACGACCCGATCGTGCGCCAGTCGCTCGCGCCCGGCGACGTGCCGCAGCGCTCAGAGGTCAAGCTCAGCTACTGCGCCGACTGA
- a CDS encoding FHA domain-containing protein FhaB/FipA: MTSELTLLVLRLGFLLLLWLFVFAIVYALRSDLFGQRVRKLQPTDAVATAPPAGNGHSSPPKPAAAAPVFASPAPAGPVSASAAAVAEPVLTPAFGRDVASAQTAHRLVITSGAKAGAEFPLGRDEITIGRSSDSAIVIRDDYTSTHHARLMLWNDQWMLQDLDSTNGTFLDGARVTVPTPVPLNATVKIGSTTFELRR, from the coding sequence GTGACCAGTGAGCTCACCCTGCTGGTGCTGCGGCTCGGATTCCTGCTGCTGCTCTGGCTCTTCGTCTTCGCCATCGTCTACGCGCTGCGCTCCGATCTGTTCGGCCAGCGCGTGCGCAAGTTGCAGCCGACGGATGCCGTCGCAACGGCCCCGCCGGCCGGCAACGGCCACAGCTCCCCGCCGAAGCCCGCCGCCGCGGCCCCCGTCTTCGCCTCCCCGGCCCCGGCCGGGCCCGTCTCGGCCAGTGCGGCCGCCGTCGCCGAACCCGTTCTGACACCCGCCTTCGGGAGGGACGTCGCCAGCGCGCAGACGGCGCACCGGCTCGTCATCACCTCCGGCGCCAAAGCCGGCGCCGAGTTCCCCCTCGGGCGCGACGAGATCACGATTGGCCGCTCCAGCGACTCGGCCATCGTCATCCGCGACGACTACACCTCCACCCACCACGCGCGCCTCATGCTGTGGAACGACCAGTGGATGCTGCAAGACCTCGACTCCACCAACGGAACCTTCCTCGACGGGGCCAGGGTCACCGTCCCCACCCCGGTCCCACTGAACGCCACGGTGAAGATCGGCTCAACGACCTTCGAGCTGCGACGGTAG